A window of Flavobacteriales bacterium contains these coding sequences:
- a CDS encoding DNA replication/repair protein RecF produces the protein MELFLKKLRLYQFKNHEELDLEFSPSINCITGKNGSGKTNVLEAIYYLGFCKGYFNVQDSQNIQHGREGFSIMGEFEKNGPVTLHCAVQRGQRKKFKKDDKEYERLADHIGAFPVVIISPYDVDLIREGSDERRKFIDLVISLDDKEYLRQVIDYNRALSQRNNLLKFFWENRTMDKTQLAIWNEQLSDLGNRIHNRRKDFFEEFAPMFRAFQNSISADRDQADIQYRSQLHEQDMAEALDSGLDADMRRHFTLFGIHKDDMEMTVGGHPVKKFGSQGQQKSFLIALKLAQFQFIKERTGMRPLLLLDDVFDKIDDERVQYMVDLVSRDTFGQIFITDTSQERMDRILSTLDQEYRMIDMEQKEQGIEA, from the coding sequence ATGGAGCTATTCCTCAAGAAACTCAGACTCTATCAATTCAAGAACCATGAGGAGTTGGATCTCGAGTTCTCCCCATCTATCAACTGTATCACTGGTAAGAATGGCTCGGGAAAGACCAATGTACTCGAGGCTATTTATTACCTCGGCTTTTGCAAGGGATATTTCAATGTGCAGGATTCGCAGAATATACAGCACGGCAGGGAAGGCTTCTCCATCATGGGAGAATTCGAGAAGAATGGACCAGTGACCCTACACTGCGCTGTGCAGAGGGGGCAACGAAAGAAATTCAAGAAGGACGACAAGGAGTATGAACGTCTGGCCGATCATATCGGTGCTTTTCCTGTGGTCATCATATCTCCCTATGACGTGGACCTGATACGTGAGGGTAGTGATGAGCGTAGGAAATTCATCGACCTGGTGATCTCCTTGGATGACAAGGAGTACCTCCGTCAGGTCATCGACTATAATCGGGCCCTTTCTCAACGGAACAACCTCTTGAAATTCTTTTGGGAGAATCGGACCATGGACAAGACACAATTGGCCATCTGGAATGAGCAGCTGAGTGACCTGGGCAACCGGATCCACAATCGCAGGAAAGACTTCTTCGAAGAATTCGCTCCCATGTTCAGAGCATTCCAGAATAGCATCAGTGCCGATCGCGACCAGGCAGATATCCAATACCGCTCACAACTCCATGAGCAGGATATGGCTGAAGCGCTTGATAGCGGTCTGGACGCTGATATGCGCAGGCACTTCACTCTCTTTGGCATTCATAAGGATGACATGGAGATGACCGTAGGTGGTCATCCAGTGAAGAAATTCGGTTCTCAAGGACAACAGAAATCCTTCTTGATCGCCTTGAAACTGGCGCAATTCCAATTCATCAAAGAGCGCACAGGTATGCGCCCGCTGCTACTACTGGATGATGTATTCGATAAGATAGACGATGAGCGGGTGCAATACATGGTCGATCTGGTGAGTAGGGACACATTTGGTCAGATATTCATCACAGATACCAGTCAAGAGCGCATG